In a single window of the Dreissena polymorpha isolate Duluth1 chromosome 3, UMN_Dpol_1.0, whole genome shotgun sequence genome:
- the LOC127871330 gene encoding uncharacterized protein LOC127871330 yields the protein NSSSSNSSSSSSSSSSSSSSSSSSSSNSSSSSSSSCSSSSSSSSSSSSSSSSSSGSSSSNSISSCCSRSSSSCSRSSSSIRSSSSSSSISSSSSSSNSSSSSSNSSSISSSSRSNSSSSSISSSSSSSSSRSSCSSSRSSSSSSSSSSRSSSSSRSSSSSSCSSSSSSSSRSSSRTSSSSSSTSSSTSSSKSSKSSKSSSSSGSSISSSRSSSRSSSRSSSSSSSSSSSSRISSSSSSSSSSSSSSSGSSSSSSSSSRSSSSSSSSRNSSRSSSSSSSSSSSSSSSSSSSSSSSSSSSNSSSSSSSSSSSSSSSSSSSSRSNSISSSSSSSSSSSSSSRSSRSNSSSSSSSSSSSSSSSSSSSSSSSSSSSSSRSSSSNSSSSSNSSRSIRSSSSSSSSSSSSSSSSGSSSSSSSSSSSSSSSSSSSRRSNGSRSSRSSSSSSSGSSSSSSSSSSSSSSSSSSSSSCCSSSRSSSSSSSSSSSSCSSSSSSSSSSSSSSSSSSSNSSSSRSSSSSSSSSSSSSRSNSISSRSSSSSSSRSSSSNSSSSSSRSSSSSSSSSGSSSSSSSSSSSSSSSSSSSRRSNGSRSSRSSSSSSSGSSSSSSSSSSSRSSSRSSCCSSSSSSSSSSSKSSSSSSSSSSSSSSSIRSSSSSSRSSSSSSSSSSRSRSSSISSSSRSSSSSSSSSRSSSSSSSRSSSRIRSNSSSNSS from the exons aacagcagcagcagcaacagtagcagcagcagtagcagcagcagtagcagcagcagtagcagcagcagcagtagcagtaacagcagtagcagcagtagcagcagctgcagcagtagtagcagtagcagcagtagcagcagtagcagcagtagcagcagtagcggcagtagcagtagtaacagtattagtagttgttgtagcagaagtagtagtagctgcagtagaagcagtagcagcatcagaagtagcagcagcagtagcagcatcagcagtagcagcagtagcagcaacagcagtagcagtagtagcaacagtagtagcattagcagcagtagcaggagtaacagcagtagcagcagtataagtagtagcagcagtagcagcagtagcagaagtagctgcagtagtagtcgaagtagtagcagtagtagtagtagcagtagtagaagtagtagtagtagtagaagtagtagtagtagtagttgtagtagtagtagtagtagtagtagtagaagtagtagtagaactagtagtagtagtagtagtactagtagtagtactagtagtagtaaaagtagtaagagtagtaaaagtagtagtagtagtggcagtagta ttagtagtagtaggagtagtagtagaagtagtagtagaagtagtagtagtagtagtagtagtagcagcagtagcagaattagtagtagtagtagtagtagtagtagtagtagtagtagtagtagtggtagtagtagtagtagtagtagcagcagtagaagtagtagtagcagtagtagtagcagaaatagcagcagaagtagtagtagtagtagtagtagcagtagtagtagtagcagcagcagtagcagcagcagcagtagcagtagcagcagtagcaacagcagcagcagtagcagcagtagcagcagtagcagcagtagtagcagtagcagcagtagcaggagtaacagcattagtagtagtagtagtagtagcagtagtagtagtagcagtagtagaagtagcagaagtaatagtagtagtagtagtagtagtagtagtagtagtagtagtagtagtagtagtagtagtagtagtagtagtagtagtagtagtagtagtaggagtagtagtagtaatagtagtagtagtagtaatagtagtagaagtattcgtagcagcagtagtagtagtagtagtagtagtagtagtagcagcagtagcggcagcagtagtagtagtagtagtagtagtagcagtagtagcagcagtagcagcagtagcaggagaagCAAtggtagcagaagtagcagaagtagcagcagtagtagtagtggtagtagtagcagtagtagtagcagtagtagtagtagtagtagtagtagtagtagtagtagtagttgttgtagtagtagcagaagtagcagcagtagtagtagtagtagtagtagtagttgtagtagtagtagtagcagcagcagtagcagcagtagcagcagcagtagcagcagtagcaacagcagcagcagcagaagcagcagtagcagcagtagtagcagtagcagcagtagcaggagtaacagcattagtagtagaagtagtagtagtagcagtagtagaagtagcagtagtaatagtagtagtagtagtagtcgtagtagtagtagtagtagcagcagtagcggcagtagtagtagtagtagtagtagtagtagcagtagtagcagcagtagcagcagtagcaggagaagCAAtggtagcagaagtagcagaagtagcagcagtagtagtagtggtagtagtagcagtagtagtagcagtagtagtagtagaagtagtagtagaagtagttgttgtagtagtagtagtagtagtagtagtagtagtagtaagagtagtagtagtagtagtagtagtagtagtagtagtagtagtagtattagaagtagtagtagtagtagtagaagtagtagtagtagtagtagtagcagcagcagaagtagaagtagtagtattagtagtagtagtagaagtagtagtagtagtagtagtagtagtaggagtagtagtagtagtagtagtagaagtagtagtagaatcagaagtaatagtagtagtaatagtagt